Proteins encoded by one window of Candidatus Stoquefichus sp. SB1:
- a CDS encoding pyridoxamine 5'-phosphate oxidase family protein: MIHFEREVTDPQLINEMLKIFHHVNIGINGEDGFPYVVPLNYGYEIKDNKLFVYTHFMKRGYKLDLLRKDPRVCLEFSAFHDFPNCQYKRHYHDYRSVIAKGIMKIIDGNEDYETFLKGYNLLYTCNNRTIKPLEERQSIPPMYIGVIECHMHDVTAKSEFPLRTVEDVPFLDVYSMEKDDEPFDISDILENKKK, translated from the coding sequence ATGATACATTTTGAAAGAGAAGTTACTGATCCACAATTAATTAATGAAATGTTGAAGATATTTCATCATGTCAATATTGGAATAAATGGAGAAGATGGATTTCCATATGTTGTGCCATTAAATTATGGTTATGAAATCAAAGATAATAAACTTTTTGTTTATACTCATTTTATGAAACGGGGTTATAAATTGGATTTGCTTCGTAAAGATCCTAGAGTTTGTTTAGAATTTAGTGCATTTCATGACTTCCCTAATTGTCAGTATAAAAGACATTATCATGATTATCGCAGTGTGATTGCTAAAGGGATTATGAAAATTATTGATGGGAATGAAGATTATGAAACATTTTTAAAAGGGTATAATCTATTGTATACTTGCAATAATAGAACTATCAAACCATTAGAGGAAAGACAAAGTATTCCACCAATGTACATTGGGGTCATTGAATGTCATATGCATGATGTGACCGCCAAGTCTGAGTTTCCTTTGAGAACTGTGGAGGATGTTCCTTTTTTAGATGTTTATTCAATGGAAAAAGATGATGAACCATTTGATATTTCTGATATACTTGAAAACAAGAAAAAATGA
- a CDS encoding response regulator transcription factor, translated as MYKILIIEDEYHIRNIIKEYFSLNHLEVIEACNGYEALNLMNESIDLILLDIMMPGIDGYEVCKLLREKTKKPLLFISALSEDENQLKAYQLGADDYITKPFKPSILYAKCMAMIKRDQKIEQEIITLGHIQLDKTNHLLIVDNQSIELSHKEYELLVYLCEHPQQLLNRDQILNKIWGYDYYGDGRAVDTYIKKLRKKLGIYACYIQTVIKTGYMLKVVSDDEIIQTNTR; from the coding sequence ATGTATAAAATATTGATTATAGAAGATGAATATCATATTAGAAATATTATTAAAGAATATTTTTCTTTGAATCATTTAGAAGTTATTGAGGCATGTAATGGTTATGAAGCATTAAATCTTATGAATGAGTCAATAGATCTCATTTTATTAGATATTATGATGCCAGGTATTGATGGATATGAGGTTTGTAAGTTGTTACGTGAAAAAACAAAGAAGCCATTGCTTTTTATCAGTGCCTTATCAGAAGATGAAAATCAACTCAAAGCTTATCAGTTAGGGGCTGATGATTATATCACCAAACCTTTTAAGCCTTCTATTCTTTATGCAAAGTGTATGGCAATGATAAAAAGGGACCAAAAGATAGAACAGGAAATCATTACATTGGGACATATTCAATTAGATAAAACAAATCACTTGCTTATTGTTGATAATCAATCGATAGAATTATCTCATAAAGAATATGAATTACTTGTTTATCTTTGTGAACATCCTCAGCAATTATTGAATCGTGATCAAATATTGAATAAAATATGGGGTTATGATTATTATGGAGATGGTAGAGCAGTTGATACTTATATTAAAAAACTGAGAAAGAAATTAGGAATATATGCATGTTATATTCAAACAGTTATTAAAACAGGATATATGTTAAAGGTGGTGAGTGATGATGAAATTATTCAAACCAACACTAGGTAA